Genomic segment of Steroidobacter denitrificans:
CTGACCGGCGCGGCGCGGCGATCGACCAAGGCTCCATAGCCGATCACCAGTGCCGCCGGCAGCGCGGCGACCAAGACCCAGCGCCAGTTCATGGAGGCCGTCCCCTGGCGTCGATGATCAGGTCGCAGACTTCGCGCACGGCGCCTTCGCCGCCGCGTGCCCTGGTGATGTAATGCGCCTGGGCGGCGACGGCAGGATGCGCATCGGCGACGCCGACCGCAAGGTGCGCCGCGGCGAACAAGGGCAGGTCGGGCACGTCATCGCCGATGCAGGCAAGCGCCTGCGGAGTGACGTTCAGGATGCCGAGAAGTTCCTGCAGCGCTCCCCCCTTGTCCTGAATGCCTTGTCGCACGTGCATGACGCCGAGTTCGCTCATGCGTCGTGCGACGGCCTCCGAGTGGCGGCCCGAGATGACTGCGACATGTATGCCCGCGCGCAGCAGCGCCACGATGCCGGCGCCGTCGCGGACGTGAAAGGACTTCATTTCCTCGCCCCGTGCGGAAAAATACAGGCGTCCATCGGTGAGCACTCCGTCGACGTCCAGCACCAGCAGGCGGATATCGCGAGCGCGGTCCGCAAGGGTGTCCATCGAAGCGGCGATATCTGCAGGCACTACATCACGCCTGCGCGCAACAGGTCATGCACATTCAATGCACCCACCAGCACGCCTCGTTCGTCGACGACCAGCAGCTGGGAGATGCGCTGGGTTTCGATCAGCCGCACCGCCTCGGCGGCCAGTACGCGGGCGGTGATCGTCCTGGGGTCGGCCGTCATCACCTCGCGCATCCGCGTGGTGCGCAGATCGGTCGGGCGGTCGAGTGTGCGGCGCAGATCGCCGTCGGTATATATGCCGAGCACTCGGCCATCCTGGTCCGCGACCGCTGTCATGCCCAGTCCCTTGCGGCTCATTTCCAGCAGGCCGTCACGCAGACTCGCTTCAGGGGCGACGACCGGCAATTCATCGCCGGAACGCATGACATCCTCGACGTGCAGCAGCAGGCGGCGGCCAAGCGCTCCGCCTGGATGGGAACGGGCGAAATCCTGTTCGCTGAAGCCGCGCGCCTCGAGTACGGCGACCGCGAGCGCATCACCCATGGCAAGTGCGGCGGTGGTACTGGCCGTGGGCGCCAGGTTATAGGGACAGGCTTCCGCCGGTACGCCGACGTCAAGCAAGGCCGTGGCGGCGCGGGCGAGCGTCGAGTGCAGCCTGCCCGTCATGGCGATCAGCGGTACGCCCAGGCGTTTGATGACGGGCAGTATGATGAGCAGTTCCGCCGTCTCGCCGGAATTCGAAATAGCGAGCACGACATCTTCGCGGGTGATCATGCCGATGTCGCCGTGACTGGCTTCGGCCGGATGCAGGAAGAACGAGGGGGTGCCGGTGCTGGCCAAGGTGGCGGCGATCTTGTTGCCGATGTGACCCGACTTGCCCATGCCGGTGACGACCACCCGGCCACGACAGCCGTGCAGCAGCCGGCAGGCAGCCACAAATGCAGTGCCAAGGCGATCCTGGAGCGCCGCCACGGCGGCGATTTCCGTTTCGAATACGCGGCGTCCCCTGGCCAGGAGTTGGTCGGTATCGAGGGGCGGCTTGGTCGTCGCGGCGTCCATGCCGGCATGATAGCGCGGCCGATGGTCCCACTGCGATCCGCGCGCAGGAACAAATGGGCTATCATGACTGGCCGTTCCCATCGTATCGATATCCTGCCCATGAATGCCGCTGCTATCCAGTCATTGATCGAAGCCGGCCTGCCCGGCGCCGAAGTCCGGGTCGCAACCCAGGACGATACTCATTTCGAAGCGCTGATCGTGGCGCCGCAATTCGCCGGCAAACGTACGATCCAGCGTCATCAGCTCGTATATGCGACGCTGGGTGAACTCATGGGGCGTGAAATTCATGCTCTGAGCATGCAGGTTCTGACCCCTGAGGAAAGGGATGCGAGGCACTCGTGAGGCCGGATTTGATACATGGATAAACTTCAGATCGGCGGTGGGACGCCGCTGGTCGGCGAGGTGCGTATCTCCGGCGCCAAGAACGCCGCCTTGCCGATTTTGGCCGGAACCTTGCTGGCACAGGATGCCGTTTCGGTAGGCAACGTACCGCATCTGCAGGATGTGACGACCATGATCGAACTGCTCGGCCGCATGGGCGTGAGCGTCACGATCGACGACAGGATGCGCGTGGAAGTCGATGCCACGACGATTCGCGAATGCGTCGCGCCTTATGAACTGGTGCGTA
This window contains:
- a CDS encoding KdsC family phosphatase is translated as MDTLADRARDIRLLVLDVDGVLTDGRLYFSARGEEMKSFHVRDGAGIVALLRAGIHVAVISGRHSEAVARRMSELGVMHVRQGIQDKGGALQELLGILNVTPQALACIGDDVPDLPLFAAAHLAVGVADAHPAVAAQAHYITRARGGEGAVREVCDLIIDARGRPP
- a CDS encoding KpsF/GutQ family sugar-phosphate isomerase, encoding MDAATTKPPLDTDQLLARGRRVFETEIAAVAALQDRLGTAFVAACRLLHGCRGRVVVTGMGKSGHIGNKIAATLASTGTPSFFLHPAEASHGDIGMITREDVVLAISNSGETAELLIILPVIKRLGVPLIAMTGRLHSTLARAATALLDVGVPAEACPYNLAPTASTTAALAMGDALAVAVLEARGFSEQDFARSHPGGALGRRLLLHVEDVMRSGDELPVVAPEASLRDGLLEMSRKGLGMTAVADQDGRVLGIYTDGDLRRTLDRPTDLRTTRMREVMTADPRTITARVLAAEAVRLIETQRISQLLVVDERGVLVGALNVHDLLRAGVM
- a CDS encoding BolA family protein is translated as MNAAAIQSLIEAGLPGAEVRVATQDDTHFEALIVAPQFAGKRTIQRHQLVYATLGELMGREIHALSMQVLTPEERDARHS